A DNA window from Brenneria izadpanahii contains the following coding sequences:
- a CDS encoding Zn-dependent hydrolase → MGPYFGAEEIGCLLEELSLFSITTGKSGVTRLAFGEADETAHHFLAERMASLGLNVSRDAMGNIFARLPGRDRSLPAVGTGSHIDTVPSGGLYDGTLGVVGGLYSLLQYRPGELRRDLELVVFRGEESSRFGFSCIGSKILTGHSDEEKWRENTDDHGLNVFQAMEQSGYSANQLARCELEAQRYSAFVELHIEQGRILENEEKAIGIVYGIAAPTRYRVTVTGCADHSGATPMYQRHDALVASAMIINDINHAACKEIIYGTVGTVGKLDVLPNAMNVIPGLVKFYVDIRGVDPASIRRVAERLKDSVSKTARENDVDISLELVAEETPVPLDNAICDVIENVALEQGVSYRRMLSGAGHDAMYMASKYPTAMIFAPSKNGISHHPDEYTSPQEIITAAKVLKQTLGQLANAD, encoded by the coding sequence ATGGGGCCGTATTTTGGTGCCGAAGAAATCGGATGTTTACTGGAAGAGCTGAGTCTTTTTTCCATAACGACGGGAAAAAGCGGCGTAACGCGGCTGGCTTTCGGTGAAGCCGATGAAACTGCGCATCATTTTCTGGCGGAGAGAATGGCGTCGTTGGGGCTTAACGTGAGCCGCGATGCGATGGGCAATATTTTTGCGCGCTTACCGGGGCGGGATCGATCGCTACCGGCGGTGGGTACGGGTTCTCATATTGATACCGTGCCGTCCGGCGGTCTCTACGACGGAACCCTGGGGGTCGTCGGCGGCTTATATTCGCTGTTGCAGTACCGGCCCGGAGAACTGCGCAGAGATTTGGAACTTGTTGTTTTCAGAGGCGAAGAGTCAAGCCGCTTTGGTTTCTCCTGCATTGGCAGCAAGATTTTAACCGGCCATAGCGACGAGGAAAAATGGCGTGAGAATACCGACGATCATGGCTTGAATGTTTTTCAGGCGATGGAGCAGAGCGGTTATTCCGCGAACCAGCTGGCGCGCTGCGAACTGGAGGCTCAACGCTATTCGGCATTTGTGGAGCTGCATATTGAACAAGGCCGGATACTGGAAAACGAAGAGAAGGCCATCGGCATTGTGTATGGCATCGCCGCGCCGACCCGTTATCGGGTAACGGTGACCGGCTGCGCCGATCACTCCGGCGCCACGCCGATGTATCAACGGCACGATGCGCTGGTGGCCAGCGCAATGATTATTAACGATATTAATCATGCCGCCTGCAAAGAGATTATTTATGGAACGGTAGGCACCGTCGGCAAGCTGGATGTTTTACCGAACGCGATGAACGTGATCCCCGGACTGGTGAAATTTTATGTTGATATCCGTGGCGTCGACCCGGCCAGTATTCGGCGCGTCGCCGAGCGTCTGAAAGATTCGGTCAGTAAAACCGCCAGAGAAAATGACGTTGATATTTCACTTGAGCTGGTCGCGGAGGAAACCCCGGTTCCGCTTGATAATGCTATTTGCGATGTGATTGAAAACGTCGCTCTTGAGCAGGGGGTCAGCTACCGGCGCATGTTGAGCGGCGCCGGGCATGATGCCATGTATATGGCCAGCAAATATCCTACGGCCATGATATTTGCGCCGTCGAAAAACGGCATCAGCCATCATCCGGACGAATACACCAGTCCGCAGGAGATTATTACCGCGGCCAAAGTGTTGAAGCAGACGCTAGGGCAGTTAGCCAATGCGGATTGA
- a CDS encoding helix-turn-helix domain-containing protein: MKNTAIDYLAIGQRLRAYRIAASLNAEQIASALGISRAAVYRLEKGDIKKIETLERLAECLHTTFETLLGVGMEYYSHASGFFERMRQLEENSTRIYSHFDPFSYLLTSEHYDDYLKQMLLEADNNRAHSDDLDEKSLQTLDILFERKSHLNKHLPKIHNLIGIQHIEKFIHLGLIGTLNISPSARMERVLLARQEVQHLLQVLEEKKHIVQVAITTETIPSSTFQIFYKDSEPLSVASSPFRLGELPNIHSGVAWVSSSKEAILHHQSLFDGLWNNAAKGEEACRLLQETLDRF; this comes from the coding sequence ATGAAAAATACCGCGATCGATTATCTGGCTATCGGACAAAGACTGAGAGCTTATCGCATAGCGGCCTCATTAAATGCCGAGCAAATTGCCTCGGCGCTTGGCATATCCCGTGCCGCCGTATATCGGCTTGAAAAAGGCGATATAAAGAAAATCGAAACGCTTGAACGTCTGGCCGAGTGCCTGCATACCACATTCGAAACGCTGCTTGGCGTCGGGATGGAATACTATTCCCATGCCAGCGGCTTCTTTGAAAGAATGCGCCAGCTTGAAGAGAACTCCACGCGTATTTATTCCCATTTCGATCCTTTTTCCTATCTGTTGACGTCCGAACACTACGATGACTATCTGAAACAGATGCTACTGGAAGCAGATAATAATCGTGCGCATTCAGATGATCTGGACGAAAAATCGCTGCAAACGCTTGATATCCTGTTTGAACGAAAATCTCATCTGAATAAACATCTGCCCAAAATCCATAACCTTATTGGCATTCAACATATTGAAAAATTTATTCATTTGGGCCTCATCGGCACGCTGAATATTTCCCCCAGCGCCAGAATGGAACGTGTTCTGCTGGCGCGGCAGGAAGTTCAACACCTGCTGCAGGTTCTTGAAGAGAAAAAGCACATTGTTCAGGTGGCGATCACAACCGAGACTATTCCCTCATCCACATTTCAAATTTTTTATAAAGACAGCGAACCGCTCTCGGTTGCTTCCAGCCCGTTCCGCCTCGGCGAACTCCCTAATATTCATTCAGGCGTAGCCTGGGTTTCTTCATCAAAAGAGGCGATTCTTCATCACCAGTCGCTGTTTGATGGGCTTTGGAATAACGCCGCCAAAGGCGAAGAAGCCTGCCGGTTATTACAGGAAACGCTGGACCGTTTCTAA
- a CDS encoding dihydroorotate dehydrogenase electron transfer subunit yields MTVIDGTARVISNQWVNSEYKHMVIHVGQVASQVKPGQFFNLLCPQTDADKPFFRRPMSTWFADEQQGRVDFLYKVVGAGTRGLATLNPDDRLNYLGPLGKGFTLKPGYRHILVVGRGVGLATLAPLAEHAAAMNIQVTALLSAKDRERLMSQRRFLDSGAQLIEVVDSDGSSATENVERLIRVLHQRLPIDAAYTCGSSRLIRLLQKLSAELYFEGEVALEQQMACGLGMCYCCVRPMKVGMSGKLESKRVCYDGPVFNLREVAL; encoded by the coding sequence ATGACTGTTATAGATGGGACCGCTCGGGTTATTAGTAACCAATGGGTAAACAGTGAATACAAGCACATGGTGATTCACGTCGGGCAGGTTGCATCGCAGGTCAAGCCGGGGCAGTTCTTTAATCTGCTGTGTCCGCAAACCGATGCCGACAAACCCTTTTTTCGTCGTCCCATGAGCACCTGGTTTGCCGATGAGCAGCAAGGGCGGGTGGATTTTCTCTACAAGGTTGTGGGGGCCGGCACGCGCGGGCTTGCCACGTTGAACCCGGACGATCGGTTGAACTATCTTGGCCCGCTGGGGAAAGGGTTTACGCTGAAGCCCGGCTACCGCCATATTCTGGTGGTCGGCCGGGGCGTGGGGCTGGCGACGCTTGCTCCGCTGGCGGAACACGCGGCGGCGATGAATATTCAGGTTACGGCGTTGCTCAGCGCCAAAGATCGGGAACGCCTGATGTCCCAGCGCCGTTTTCTGGATAGCGGCGCGCAGCTGATTGAAGTGGTGGATAGCGATGGTTCCAGCGCGACGGAAAACGTGGAGCGCCTGATTCGCGTGTTGCACCAGCGCCTGCCGATTGACGCCGCGTATACCTGTGGTTCGTCGCGCCTGATTCGCTTGCTGCAAAAGCTGTCGGCGGAACTGTATTTTGAAGGGGAAGTGGCGCTGGAACAGCAGATGGCCTGCGGCCTTGGCATGTGTTACTGCTGCGTGCGCCCGATGAAAGTCGGTATGAGTGGAAAGCTGGAAAGTAAGCGAGTGTGCTATGACGGTCCCGTTTTTAACTTACGGGAGGTGGCGCTGTGA
- a CDS encoding dihydroorotate dehydrogenase produces the protein MIDLSVNINGLKLANPIMPASGTFAEGLTEVMDVNRLGAFVTKTFTLHPRGGNPVPRVCELDGAMLNSIGIPGKGVDHFIQHVVPFWRRYQPPLVVSISANTADEFAKLAERLSDVEGIAAIEANISCPNIEADGKAFAIEAASTANVIRALRRATRLPLWAKLTPNTADIAAVALAVENEGGDAIVVGNTLLGMRIDIQTRRPKLGNIMGGLSGPALKPIMLRMVYQCRKQVSIPIIGCGGISQADDVIEYFYAGASAVQVGTATFIHPKAMIAILDDLNAYCRQQGIERIADLTGAIIDDVTPYDGLS, from the coding sequence GTGATCGATCTATCAGTCAATATCAATGGGTTAAAGTTGGCTAATCCGATTATGCCCGCTTCCGGCACCTTTGCTGAGGGGCTAACCGAGGTGATGGATGTTAATCGGCTGGGCGCTTTTGTCACTAAAACGTTTACCCTGCATCCGCGTGGCGGGAATCCCGTTCCCCGGGTTTGCGAGCTGGATGGCGCGATGCTCAATTCGATAGGCATCCCAGGAAAGGGCGTTGATCACTTTATTCAGCATGTGGTGCCGTTCTGGCGCCGCTATCAGCCGCCGCTGGTTGTCAGTATTTCCGCCAATACCGCGGATGAGTTCGCCAAACTGGCCGAGCGGCTAAGCGATGTTGAAGGTATTGCGGCAATTGAAGCCAATATTTCCTGCCCCAATATAGAGGCGGATGGTAAAGCTTTCGCCATTGAGGCGGCGTCAACCGCCAACGTTATCAGGGCATTACGCCGCGCGACGCGTTTACCGCTGTGGGCGAAACTGACCCCCAATACCGCCGACATTGCCGCTGTTGCCTTGGCGGTTGAAAATGAAGGCGGCGATGCGATTGTGGTCGGCAATACCTTGCTGGGGATGCGTATCGATATTCAGACCCGCCGTCCTAAATTGGGCAATATTATGGGCGGGTTATCAGGGCCGGCGCTTAAGCCGATTATGCTGCGTATGGTTTATCAGTGCCGCAAGCAGGTATCCATTCCGATTATCGGCTGCGGCGGCATCAGTCAGGCGGACGACGTGATTGAATATTTTTACGCCGGGGCCAGCGCGGTTCAAGTGGGGACGGCAACCTTTATTCATCCGAAGGCGATGATCGCCATTCTTGACGATCTTAACGCCTATTGCCGGCAGCAGGGGATTGAGCGCATCGCCGATCTGACCGGCGCCATTATTGATGACGTTACGCCGTATGACGGGCTTTCCTGA
- the ppx gene encoding exopolyphosphatase, giving the protein MPLTSKETNVVKPQEFAAVDLGSNSFHMVIARVVNGALQVLSRLKQRVYLADGLDSQNVLSEEAMERGLNCLTLFAERLQGFPPQNVSIVGTHALRQAVNVQEFLRRAADIIPYPIEIISGHEEARLIFMGVEHTQPEKGRKLVIDIGGGSTELVIGEDFEPMLIESRRMGCVSFAQQFFPNGEISESNFKRARLAAAQKLETLSWEYRIYGWKYALGASGTIKATHEILTEMGKKDGLITPGRLEMLRDQILQFKSFKSLSLPGLTEDRQSVLVPGLAILCGIFDALSINELRLSDGALREGVLYEMEGRFRHQDIRIRTAQSLASHYNIDREQAGRVLETTELLYAQWAEQNPNQVNPQLKAILNWASMLHEVGLGINQSGMHRHSAYILQNTNLPGFNQEQQLLLSLIVRYHRKAIKLEELPRLNLFKKKQYLPMIQLLRLATLLNNQRQATTTPETLRLSTDDNHWTLIFPRDFFAQNNLVQLDLEREQEFWQDVAGWKLNIEEEPA; this is encoded by the coding sequence ATGCCATTAACTAGCAAAGAGACCAATGTCGTAAAACCCCAGGAATTTGCTGCTGTCGATCTGGGTTCCAACAGTTTTCATATGGTAATCGCCCGCGTGGTAAACGGCGCACTTCAGGTGCTTAGCCGTTTAAAACAGCGCGTTTATCTGGCTGATGGACTGGACAGTCAAAACGTGCTCAGCGAAGAAGCCATGGAGCGCGGCCTGAATTGTCTGACGCTGTTCGCCGAACGGCTGCAGGGGTTTCCTCCGCAGAACGTGTCGATTGTCGGCACTCACGCCTTGCGTCAGGCGGTAAATGTACAGGAGTTTCTGCGCCGGGCCGCTGATATCATCCCCTATCCGATCGAAATCATCTCCGGTCATGAAGAAGCCCGGTTGATTTTCATGGGCGTGGAGCACACTCAGCCGGAGAAAGGCCGCAAGCTGGTGATCGATATCGGCGGCGGCTCCACCGAGTTGGTCATCGGGGAGGACTTTGAGCCGATGCTGATCGAAAGCCGCCGCATGGGCTGCGTCAGCTTTGCCCAGCAGTTTTTCCCCAATGGCGAAATCAGCGAAAGCAACTTTAAGCGCGCTCGCCTGGCGGCGGCCCAAAAACTGGAAACGCTGTCCTGGGAATACCGCATCTACGGCTGGAAATATGCGCTGGGAGCGTCCGGCACCATTAAAGCCACCCATGAAATCTTGACGGAAATGGGTAAGAAAGATGGCCTGATTACGCCGGGACGGCTGGAAATGCTGCGCGATCAGATCCTACAGTTCAAATCGTTCAAATCGTTGAGCCTGCCGGGGCTGACGGAAGACAGGCAGTCGGTGCTGGTTCCCGGATTGGCGATCCTGTGCGGCATCTTTGACGCGCTATCAATCAACGAACTGCGTCTGTCCGACGGCGCGCTGCGCGAAGGCGTGCTGTATGAAATGGAAGGCCGTTTCCGCCATCAAGATATCCGTATCCGCACGGCGCAAAGTCTTGCCAGCCATTACAATATCGATCGCGAACAGGCCGGCCGGGTGCTGGAAACCACGGAGCTGTTATACGCGCAATGGGCGGAGCAAAATCCCAATCAGGTTAATCCGCAGCTTAAAGCGATTCTGAACTGGGCGTCGATGCTGCATGAAGTGGGGTTGGGAATAAACCAGAGCGGCATGCACCGCCACTCGGCCTATATTCTGCAAAATACCAACCTGCCCGGCTTCAATCAGGAACAGCAGCTATTGCTTTCCCTGATCGTGCGCTATCACCGCAAGGCCATCAAGCTGGAAGAGCTGCCGCGCCTGAATCTGTTCAAAAAGAAACAGTACTTGCCCATGATTCAGCTATTGCGTCTCGCCACGCTCTTGAATAATCAGCGACAGGCCACCACCACGCCGGAAACGCTGCGCTTGAGCACCGACGATAACCACTGGACGCTGATATTCCCGCGCGATTTTTTCGCCCAGAATAATCTCGTCCAACTGGATTTAGAGCGGGAGCAGGAATTCTGGCAGGATGTCGCCGGCTGGAAACTGAATATCGAGGAAGAGCCGGCTTAA
- the ppk1 gene encoding polyphosphate kinase 1, whose protein sequence is MSQDKLYIEKELSWLSFNERVLQEAADKSNPLIERMRFLGIYSNNLDEFYKVRFADLKRRILINEEQGSGDNLRHLLGKIQARVLKTDQLFDSLYNELLLEMARNQIFLVNERQVSPNQQEWLREYFRQHLRPHITPILILHDTNLVQFLKDDYTYLAVEIIRGDETNYALLEIPSDKVPRFVNLPAEAPRRRKTMILIDNILRYCLNDIFKGFFDYDALNAYSMKMTRDAEYDLVTEMESSLLELMSSSLKQRLTAEPVRFVYQRDMPDAMVAVLQEKLGISSYDSVIPGGRYHNFKDFISFPNVGRANLVNKALPQLRHDGFNHFRNGFDAIRERDVLLYYPYHTFEHVLELLRQASFDPSVLAIKINIYRVAKDSRIINSMIHAAHNGKKVTVVVELQARFDEEANIQWSKRLTEAGVHVIFSVPGLKIHAKLFLISRREGDGIVRYAHIGTGNFNEKTARIYTDYSLITADERITNEVRRVFNFIENPYRPVSFEYLLVSPQNSRDKLYKLIDKETENARANIEASITLKVNNLVDKGLVEKLYQASAAGVKINLLVRGMCSLIPNLPGVSENIQAISIVDRYLEHDRVYVFNNGGDKKVYLSSADWMTRNIDYRIEVAVEVLDPILKHRILDILNILFSDTVKARVIDKELSNRYVSRGNRRKVRGQNAVYDYIKALEQPGEKPE, encoded by the coding sequence ATGAGTCAGGATAAACTCTACATTGAGAAAGAGTTAAGCTGGTTATCCTTTAATGAACGAGTACTTCAGGAAGCGGCAGATAAAAGCAACCCCCTGATTGAGCGTATGCGCTTTCTTGGCATTTACTCCAACAATCTTGATGAGTTCTATAAAGTTCGTTTTGCCGATCTGAAAAGACGAATTCTAATTAACGAAGAGCAAGGTTCAGGCGATAATTTACGACACCTTTTGGGAAAAATTCAGGCTCGCGTCCTGAAAACAGATCAGCTATTCGATAGTCTTTACAACGAGTTATTACTGGAAATGGCGCGTAACCAGATTTTTCTGGTTAACGAACGCCAGGTTTCCCCGAACCAGCAGGAGTGGCTGCGGGAATATTTCAGACAGCATTTACGTCCGCACATCACGCCGATCCTGATCCTGCATGACACCAATCTGGTGCAGTTCCTGAAAGACGACTACACCTATCTGGCGGTCGAAATTATTCGCGGCGACGAGACGAACTACGCGTTGCTGGAAATCCCTTCAGACAAAGTGCCCCGCTTCGTTAACCTGCCGGCGGAAGCGCCTCGCCGCCGGAAAACCATGATTTTGATCGATAACATTCTGCGCTACTGTCTGAATGACATCTTCAAAGGCTTTTTCGACTACGACGCGCTGAACGCCTATTCGATGAAAATGACGCGCGACGCCGAGTACGATCTGGTGACCGAAATGGAATCCAGCCTGCTGGAGCTGATGTCCTCCAGCCTGAAACAGCGGTTGACGGCGGAACCGGTCAGGTTTGTTTATCAGCGTGATATGCCGGACGCGATGGTCGCCGTATTGCAGGAAAAACTGGGGATCTCCTCCTATGACTCGGTGATACCCGGCGGCCGTTACCATAACTTTAAAGACTTTATCTCTTTCCCCAACGTCGGCAGGGCCAATCTGGTCAATAAAGCGCTGCCGCAGCTGCGCCACGACGGGTTCAACCACTTCCGCAATGGCTTCGACGCCATCCGCGAACGCGACGTGCTGCTTTATTATCCGTACCACACATTCGAGCACGTGCTGGAACTGCTGCGTCAGGCCTCGTTCGATCCCAGCGTTCTGGCGATCAAAATCAACATTTACCGCGTGGCGAAAGACTCCCGCATCATTAACTCCATGATCCATGCGGCCCACAATGGCAAGAAAGTCACCGTGGTGGTGGAACTGCAGGCGCGTTTCGATGAAGAAGCCAACATTCAGTGGTCCAAACGGCTGACCGAAGCCGGCGTTCACGTAATCTTCTCGGTGCCGGGACTGAAAATTCACGCCAAACTCTTTTTGATTTCGCGCCGGGAAGGGGATGGCATCGTGCGTTACGCCCACATCGGCACCGGCAACTTCAATGAGAAGACCGCGCGGATCTATACCGACTACTCGTTGATTACCGCGGATGAACGTATTACCAATGAGGTTCGCCGCGTATTTAACTTCATCGAAAACCCCTATCGCCCGGTCTCCTTTGAGTATCTACTGGTTTCTCCCCAGAACTCACGTGATAAACTGTATAAGCTGATCGATAAAGAAACCGAAAATGCGCGAGCGAACATTGAGGCTAGCATTACCCTTAAGGTAAACAATCTGGTGGATAAAGGGCTGGTGGAAAAACTGTATCAGGCCTCTGCCGCTGGCGTAAAAATCAATCTGCTGGTGCGCGGCATGTGTTCGCTGATCCCCAATTTACCGGGCGTAAGTGAAAATATTCAGGCTATCAGCATCGTCGATCGTTATCTGGAACACGACCGCGTATATGTGTTTAATAACGGGGGCGATAAAAAAGTTTACCTCTCTTCAGCCGACTGGATGACGCGTAACATCGATTACCGTATTGAGGTCGCCGTCGAAGTTCTCGATCCCATTTTGAAACATCGCATTCTGGACATCCTTAATATTTTGTTCAGCGATACGGTGAAAGCCCGTGTGATTGATAAAGAGCTGAGTAATCGTTATGTATCACGCGGCAACCGTCGTAAGGTGCGCGGACAAAATGCCGTCTATGATTACATTAAAGCGCTGGAGCAACCCGGAGAAAAACCTGAATAA
- a CDS encoding ABC transporter permease subunit: MENTDNRLQHRDRRRAWIDRLTRRVVAGSGLLVLITLLSIFFYLLYVVTPIFLSPSISEQKTIPMTASAPALAVGIGDNGRMGFRIDRQGYGEFIELASGRTLQRIQLAPSVDLLVESHGDRHIYALSQPDGRIRLVQPLLPLSGDFAPQWRFPFGEKPLSLGQPAQPLRQLAVAAIAEKRLIVAAVTQDYRLVVSEVGEAGIRLKAQVELPGKSADQLLIAPDGRQIYLLDGTRLSVWQADDRLILRENRRLAEQGALRLSLLSGGRSLLVQSADGQITQWFDVPAENGMQLTAIRRFPQMADAPVLLASEPQRRVFATLTPQGDLSLFASKQSDALLTQNIAPDARSLAFSPRGQTMLVETADSWRTYNVDNPYPDIGWRGLWQKLWYENYPEPEYVWQSTAADDGYQAKFSMMPLMLGTLKAAMYAMLFATPLALSCAIYTACFMSPALRRWIKPALEIMGALPTVVIGLIAAIWLAPHFAAYLSAILVMPVLCALSVLGGGWLLESLPAGWRKFFPAGWDAIFLLPIVLLTLIFGCWLGPILEIGILGQPLYQWMGDDFVQRNALVAGVALGFALIPLIFSLAEDALFSVPSRLSQGSLALGATPWQTLWRVVLPSASAGIFAALMLSFGRAVGETMIVLMATGNTPIMDARLLQGLRSLAANIAIEMPDAVINSGHYRVLFMTALALFVFTFVVNTLAESIRRRLRRRYLDEGENA; the protein is encoded by the coding sequence ATGGAAAACACAGATAACAGATTACAGCACCGGGATCGCCGGCGGGCGTGGATAGATCGTCTGACGCGCCGCGTCGTGGCGGGCAGCGGCTTATTGGTGCTGATCACGCTGTTGTCGATTTTTTTCTATCTGCTGTATGTCGTGACGCCGATTTTTCTTTCCCCCTCCATCAGCGAACAAAAAACGATCCCGATGACCGCCTCGGCTCCCGCTCTGGCCGTGGGGATCGGCGATAACGGGCGGATGGGGTTCCGTATCGACCGGCAAGGCTATGGCGAATTTATCGAACTTGCTTCCGGCCGGACGCTACAGCGTATTCAGCTTGCGCCATCAGTGGATTTATTGGTGGAAAGCCACGGCGACCGGCACATTTATGCGCTCAGCCAGCCAGACGGCCGGATCCGTCTGGTGCAGCCGTTACTGCCGCTGAGCGGCGATTTCGCTCCGCAGTGGCGTTTCCCCTTTGGTGAAAAACCGCTGTCGCTGGGGCAGCCCGCGCAACCGCTGCGTCAACTGGCCGTAGCGGCAATCGCGGAAAAACGCCTGATAGTGGCGGCCGTCACCCAGGATTACCGTCTGGTGGTTAGCGAAGTCGGGGAGGCGGGGATACGGTTAAAAGCGCAGGTTGAACTTCCCGGTAAATCGGCGGATCAGTTGCTGATCGCGCCGGACGGCCGGCAAATTTATCTCCTTGACGGTACGCGGCTCAGCGTGTGGCAAGCGGACGATCGGCTGATACTGCGGGAAAACCGCCGGTTGGCCGAACAAGGCGCGTTGCGCTTGAGCCTGTTGTCCGGCGGACGTTCTCTGCTGGTTCAGTCCGCCGACGGGCAAATCACCCAGTGGTTCGATGTGCCGGCGGAAAACGGCATGCAGTTGACGGCCATTCGCCGATTCCCTCAGATGGCGGACGCGCCGGTATTGTTAGCCAGCGAACCGCAACGGCGGGTATTCGCCACGCTGACGCCGCAGGGCGACCTGTCGCTTTTCGCCAGCAAACAATCAGACGCGCTATTGACTCAAAATATCGCGCCGGATGCCCGGTCGCTGGCATTTTCCCCGCGCGGCCAGACCATGCTGGTCGAAACGGCGGATAGCTGGCGGACGTACAACGTGGATAATCCCTATCCTGATATCGGCTGGCGCGGGCTGTGGCAAAAGCTGTGGTATGAAAATTACCCTGAGCCGGAGTATGTCTGGCAGTCTACGGCCGCCGATGACGGCTATCAGGCCAAATTCAGCATGATGCCGCTGATGCTGGGCACGTTAAAAGCGGCGATGTACGCCATGCTTTTCGCCACGCCGCTGGCGCTGTCTTGCGCCATTTATACGGCCTGTTTCATGTCGCCGGCTCTGCGGCGCTGGATTAAACCGGCGCTGGAGATTATGGGAGCCTTGCCGACGGTGGTCATCGGGTTGATCGCCGCCATCTGGCTGGCGCCGCATTTTGCCGCCTATCTGTCGGCCATCCTGGTCATGCCGGTTTTATGCGCGTTATCCGTGCTCGGCGGCGGCTGGTTGCTGGAATCGCTGCCCGCCGGCTGGCGTAAATTTTTTCCCGCCGGCTGGGATGCGATATTTCTGCTGCCGATCGTCTTATTGACGCTGATTTTCGGCTGCTGGCTGGGGCCGATTCTGGAGATAGGGATATTGGGTCAGCCGTTATATCAATGGATGGGGGATGATTTTGTTCAGCGCAATGCGCTGGTGGCGGGCGTCGCCTTAGGTTTTGCTTTGATCCCGCTGATTTTTTCGCTGGCGGAGGATGCCTTATTCAGCGTTCCTTCCCGTTTAAGCCAGGGATCGCTGGCGTTGGGGGCCACGCCCTGGCAAACCCTGTGGCGCGTGGTGTTGCCTTCAGCCAGCGCCGGGATCTTTGCCGCGCTGATGCTCAGTTTCGGCCGCGCGGTCGGGGAAACCATGATCGTGTTAATGGCGACGGGCAATACGCCGATTATGGATGCGAGATTACTGCAAGGGCTGAGGTCTCTGGCTGCCAATATCGCCATTGAAATGCCGGATGCCGTCATCAATAGCGGCCACTACCGGGTGTTGTTTATGACGGCGCTGGCGTTGTTCGTTTTCACTTTTGTGGTGAATACGCTGGCTGAGTCGATTCGCCGGCGTTTGCGCCGACGCTATCTTGACGAAGGAGAGAACGCGTGA